The genomic segment ATATGTTTCTTAAAACAATAGTTACTTCAATTGTTGGGAAATACTTTTAATCAGAATCTGTCTCATAGCTTTACACTGCGCATATTATCTTTCTCAAAACAAATAGAATATTTATAGAATATAagatgtttttcctttattataataatacaaGTCTTTCAAAGGAACTAGCTTAatttgttttggtaaaataatgtaaaataagtgatataaaatccttttaagactaaataaaatctAGAAATAAGCTATAAATCCTCATATTTGGGTATATTGTTCTGgtaattataaatattaagtCTTAAATAGCAAAAAGGTTTTATGTCTTTACTGTAGGTctaattatactttttttcacCAAGTATTCTATTTTAGGCGCTAAAGCAATCCAGCTTTTCTTATGTCTAAACTATAATCACCCTAATGTAtagaattacacattttaacataaatgtgtcttaaaattTATATGTAAGTGTTATGagtcaaaataaactttttttaaatagacctCTCACCATCACACACAACATTTGTGatcaaaaatattattagaaaaaagtgtctcatgtgagaaatagtttaaaataagaagcttttaaaatgaaagatttttaagtttttcgATTGAATTCATTACATCTCACTGATATTCATACATCCTTTAGTGTATATAGAGTTTGAGGAATAGCTGAATGGAAAGTTGAAGTACTTTCCATTCCTAATGTATGGGATCTCATTTAATTGCGGCATTTTATTGGAAGAATGTTGAATAATTTTGGTTTAATGCTGATTACAATCCAAAGAAAGTCTGTTgtttactttataaaataacattttatcttttgctTTTCGTTGTTTTCCTGAAAAATGCAATAATCCAACTTTTAAGGCAGTTTTATActtgcattttttaagcttgtAATTGTTTCCTGCAGGCAACGTAAAGGCTTACTACAAGCGGGCCAAAGCTCACGCCGCAGTGTGGAACAAGGCCGAGGCTCGAGCGGACTTCGACAAGGTGCTGCAGCTGGACCCTTCCCTGGGACCGTCTGTGACCAAGGAGCTGAGGGTGCTGGAGGAACGAATCCGCTCCaaagagaaggaggagaagggCCGATACAAGGGCCTGTTTGACTTCAACACACAACCAGCCACTGCCACTACAGTCAGTCCACTTTCAACttgacatgttttctaaatggaaACATGAATTGTAATTTCTTTACCCATCCGTCTCCCCACAGGGCTGAATGTTTGTGAACGAACTGGACAAAGTTGCCAATGAATTTCAAGATGGAGGGAGAATTACAAGACACGCCagatatttagctttttttaatcgttGTCCCATTACCTTCAGACACAACTTTTGTTCTCATCCGAGTCTGTCGATCCACCAAAAAAAGCCCAACAGGATCAGTTTGAAACTGCATCTTAGACCCACCATACCTACAGTACCATCAGATTAAACATAATCTCTTGAGATTATCATCGCTAATGTAGTTATAATGAAAGTGGAATATAATTCAGCACTTCTTATAAgccatgttttcttttctcatgtACTCACTTGCACACCTTTAACCTGATCACTGACAATCATTAAATTGAACTAGCTTTTGTTTATTATATTCTCTACAGCTAAATACTTAATGGTTGTATAAATATAAGTTGTATCTGTTTTTGTCAAGACGTTTTGAGCAGAAAGCCCCAGCACTTTTTAAACAACTGCATGTGTAGCAGTGGGTTGTTAGCTTATCAGAAGTAAAACTCCTACTGTGGCTGttaatgttacaaaaaaaataaatgtgttaatccCAAAACTTTAGTGTCCTCTTgcttcaaaaacagaaataaacagaaagtttgagcatttttagatattttttttcaataaaatagaacaaaaattaaacaccaattcttttcatgttatttatttaagataTACATACCCAAATgcaaaaatctaatttacaaAATTTCCATAGTAACAAACCGACTTGAGATGTCAAGAAATGGTATGTGCCTACTTCACAAAATGTGACAACAAAGCAAGGTTAAACTGAAAtgacagaatttaaaaatgttaatctcCACACCCAAAAACAATTCAGTGAGCAGAGATTCAGCTGCTATTAGAAAACaactcattttatgttttaaattaggTGTACTCAAgttcaaaactcttaaaataaatttcttttttttgcatcaactTTGCATGTTTCAGAAATGTAACTATGAAGTCAAACCATTTCAATTGGAATCCAAAATAGACAATCAcctataaaataaacttaaaaattaagcaaaagtGGGAGGAAGAAGACTGGTGGCAAAAGATCCAATGAGGTCATGAGGGTTGGGATGAAGGGAGGTTTCATAGAGGTTATGTGCGGGCGCTTCTCTCGGTTTCTGCGAGACATTCCCTGACCAGTGCACGAGCGTGGATTATGCCTGCAAGAGAGGAGGTGagatttaaaatgtgtacatttaaaactatacaagcataaatgtaaacatcacCTCTACACAAGACAGAAAGAGGATCAGAGCAACTGAAGCAGAAGATTAAGAGATATGTTTGATTACCTCTCTTTAGCCTCTCCATCGCACTCTTGCTCCCAGCGTATGTCGGCCTGATCTCACGGCTCATCTCCTCAATGACGGACAGAAGCTCGCTGTAGGTGGAACCCTGGGACACTTTGACAGGCTGAGGGTTTCCACAGACACATAAAGAGTTtccatttttgttattaaagaagaaaatccaCAATATGTACACAttcacagaagaaaacaaacatgacatGAAGCAAATGTTGAGATCTAATTAATTGATTCCAACTTTCTTAAGGATTTGAAAACTCGTCCACCATAAATCAAATCAGGAGTGTTCATTTATTAACCAAGGAAACGTtccctttaagaaaaaaaaactaaaaaaaaaaggcagcaaaGCTCTATTATACtgcacaacaaaacaaaaagaaattaggAAATGAAACCACCAAAAGTCTATTAACTGCACTTTTTCAAAACTCATTTgctcatttgatttttttctttaaagcccttttttaacttcttaaaaTTAACTGTCAAAACAAGTCTAAATTAGGacacagttttagttttttctatcataaaattactgaattaataattaaaaaaaaagaaaagtagcatgttaacttttattttattttgacaagctaaaatgcaatttttagatgCTAGGTGAGCTATAATTTATAGCTTTATAAGTTGAGTGCACTTTGCGCTCTGCCCTAAACTCAAAACcttattttccataaaaaaaaaaaagttatttaatgtatAATCAAAGCACTTTGATGTATCCTCTCAAGTTCCAAATCTTGAGTTTGTCTTTGCTGGTTCATGACAATCACATATAAATATCACTCAGACAATGAAGCCTGCacttataacataaaaaatcatcttgcatttactaaaatatatatatttttatacctttttttcaaacagataagTGATGCATGTAAATGCTTCAAAAAGCGAACAAAACACTCGACAAATATGTTAAAACTCTTTGCAATCAAAGTTCTCAAGGTTCTGGGTCATGCTGGAAGATACTCAGCAATGTTTGCACTTGCAATGCCACAACCTAAGTCAATATTACAGATTTTATTATCATGCAAGTCCTCATTTCCTTTTGATTTAATATGATAAGAGGTCAAAATGAAACAGCAAAACATTAAACTTATTTGAAGGAGTTGTGAGAGCAACACACACCTGAACAAAGCCCATAGATGGAGGACCAAAGTCACTGAAGACTGGCCTGAAGTTGGAAGACGAGGGTAGAGATGGCGAGGGGACCGAAGACCctgaaggaaaaacagaaacgaATAAAGCGGCAGCAAACAGGTGATCATCAGGATCAACCTAGACACCAGGTTACCTGGTGGAGTGTGGTTGGACCCGGACGGCGCAGGAGCAATAGGTTTATAACTCATGGCGATTTCAACAGGCAGCTCCACATACAACGCGCTGCTTTCCTCAGGCCGGTCAACCCGGTGCTTATACAGCTTCACTGGTGATGGTGAGCTCCTAAGAGCTGAAGGAAAGAGGAAAGGCACACAGTGTAACAGTAATGgtcattttttctgcatttttagacttttagagAGTGATGTCCTCgtacaaaaatcaaataataaaatatataaacaagtAGCTAAAGATTAAAAGATgaccccaccccacccccccacctccATATAGTCTAGCTCTGGGTAACCACGTGATTCAAAAAGTGAAACTGCTTCAAGCCAAATCTTTTTTAACAGGAAGCAACTTCACATCAtgttccaataaaaaaaagttatatacaGAGATCAAAATTATATTCTAAAGAAGCAAatacattaaatgttttgatcCTACAGCGTTgatatttttgtctaaatgttGGTTTCACAACAGCAGTGTTAtggctgattaaaaaaaatgcaatcaaaCAGTAGAATTGGTTGATCCAAATGAAGACTTCAGGCTCATTTTACATTCATTGAATCAAATGAAAGAGTCCAGTGAGAAAATAACCCATTTCGTTAAAGAACTTTAAGCTAACTTCAACCATGTTTGAAAAGTAGTTCCTACTCAATACGCAagctaacatgtttttaaaattcatttgacGTAATCATGTTACTATCCACGCGTTACAGTGTAATTCATAATTGTCTTTAAAGCCCCAAAGTCTGAATGGACCCGGTTTCTTGCATTAGACAGGGACGTGTTTTGAAGTACAGTAAGTACAGTCTGTACGAGCGGAGCAGGAGGTGACTGAGGAAACAAAAGCCAACGTTAGCTTAGAGGAAGGTGCCCAGCTAACTACTACTAGATAACGTTAGCCGGATTAGCTAGCGAAGCCGGTTAGCAAAATAACCTGGGtagaatcttaaaaaataaataagttaacaGTTACGCTGTTAATGTATACTTCCGaaaccacaaataaagaaagCGCAGAAACGGTACGGCCGTATACGGGGGATAAAAGTAGCCCTAAAACTGTTATTGTTGTGAATTTACCTTTTTTCCTGAGAGCAGCAATCTTAGGTGTGACGTGAGCCTTAGCTCCTCCTTTGTGTGTGAGCATGCGCACTATTAAAGCCCCTGGACCATTGAGATATATATTACTTTCTatacttttatattatattaaagaGGCCCCTactttaaataaagagaaacaaattCTGATTAATATTTGTGAtgtttgaatcatttcatctgtttcaaaattaaatgttgtaCAAATCTTACTTTGACCATTGAAACAGATAATGTATTGGGTGTAGGTTACACCTAATCACATGATCACATGACATACTTGCTTGGTAGGGTTGGCCACTCTTAGATCATCACTTAGTTTGATGCTGATTTCCAAAGACATTTATCAAATTTGAATTTACAAGTATTGagtgctttcatttttttttcttttggtcagTTGAGCTACTTACATAGTTAATGTAGTAAACAAAATCGTTGAAAAAGTGTACAAAATCCGGCATTTGGTTACtgtgtttacatttatgttGTTTGCCATTATGATCAATACATTTAGATCATTCAGAATAAGAATCATCTTGTTCTGAAGATTGAACTGGAATGCTGTTCTCAGGTTCGCCACTAGAGGGGGCAGTCAGTTTTTGAGAAGTTTAGATTATAATGCTTTGAAACAGTAAACAGAGCAGCAAATACAATGCTTTAAGAGCcgttctgtgtttttgttgagtgcaaaaactgtttttttttattggtgtgtGCATTTTCTGTTTACTTAGTAAGTTCAACTCGTTGGAAAGTTATTAAATTTGCTTTATCGTAATATTGTTTATCTTAGTCTATTTGTAGAAACATACACAGAACCATAAACATATGGACAGATTCTACTGTAAATCTAAATCTACATAATCAAAGAAGATAAAGTCCATCTGTATCTGGATTTTCATTAACCTGCATTAACTTTGCTAGGATTTTGCTGGATTGAAACTTGTCCTTGACATCAGAAAGGTTCAAGTACCGTGTGGTCATCTGAAGTTTGAGGAAACTCTACTTGTTGCTGACTCTTACAGCAACTCACCTCGTCCCTACACACTATGATCAGCTGCACTAGCTGTCAACCCAAAGAATAACAGTAGGAGCCTAATATTGCACCTCTCAGACCAATGCAACAATTTTAAGATCCTGGCCAAAGACCAGAAGTCAACTTGGATTAAATCCAATAATCTGTGCTGGCGTTGTGAATCATCAGAATCATCAGACTGCTCAGATCTTGATtgcttcctccatcatcagctcTCCTGACAGTGCCTCTGGCACGGAGCTCTTCCATTGCTCTACCAAATCCCTTCCAAGTGAAGTCCCAAAGATAAACAGATCTTTTTATCAAACGTCTGtgtgaacgtgagagttttaTGGAATGTGGAAGTCTGAAACGcacatttacttatttttattggaagtgtTTGCTTGAAAACACGTTGCCAGGTGCGGTGTGAACGTTTTAGGAGACCCTGATTACATTCAGCCCGACAATTGCACCTCGAGGGCCAAATGCGGCCCAttacttaaataaatgatattgataatccttattaatgttttattttccctgtagttCAGGTGTCTTCCCATAAAAGGTACATGGCAAATAAATTGACTTTGTCTATATGGAGAAAGtaattttgcattcatgtggtgttggattAGTTGTTAGATGAtgttagatttgtttttgttgttgttgttgttgttgttgtttttgggaCATTCGTGTTTGTTTTCTGAGTCATTTTCCAATCATCCCAACATAGCCTAAATCCAGCATTTTCTAAGTTTGCATTTTCCCTGATGGACATGAATGCATTCATGCAATTggtactaaaataaaacaaaagccacagtaaagaaaaaaaaataaattaaaaatgttttattttaaagtatacatattactttttaatcaaattaaagcatgttttcataCAAATTCCatgttattaatttctcctatTGGGTGGATTACTAAAACACATAACACATTTGCATCTACAACTCTTTGGTAAAATCTTACAATattttgtggcccacaagtcagaaCGTTCTCCCATCTCTGGTCTATAGAGCACGTCTGTAGATGATCTCTCCATCTCAGTAGCTTGTTCTGTTGGTGGTTTGTGGGCAGAACTCTTAGGTTCACCTCATACAGGACCGCAAGATGTTTCTCTTTGCATATTTTACACTAAACTTTAAGCATCTCCCTGTATTTTATATTGTagaatcatttcaattttacTGTACATTTAACTGTAGCTGCGTTGTGTCAGTAGATGGTGCTGTGGTGTTTTTGTCAATCCAACAGTAAATTTACAGGCAGTCAGCTTGGTCTCATTCTGTTTAGTGAAAATGGCCAAACATATGTCTTTTTAGGctttaaatccacattttttttctgcgctgttttaaaaagaaacatttatgattATCTCTATTAGCTTTAATCAGGATTTGCTGCCAGATCAGAATCAGAATAGTGCTTTGTTTCTTAACATACACAGGATCTCAAACAACATCTGCTGCTCATAATCAACACAACATAATTAACTTTTCTTCCCTTAAATGAAAAGCTGGAAATTAATGTGAAAGAGtagattaaattaattaatgcaCAATTAAAATATGATGACCATTTTTGTAATTgcctggttaaaaaaaacaacaaaagtcaaataTCTACATTTCTGAACAACTTTCATTAAAACTAACACCTCAGTCTGCATGAACTCTGACTGCTCTCTTCACTGCTTTTAGATTTAAGGTATATGTTCAAAAATCTTACAAGTTAATCAGattactaaagaaaatcattCCACAAGTGTTGGTTTGTTTGGGAATACATATTCTATGGAGGGTATTCGAATGTGGAAGGATGTTAAAGGACAGTTCTGAAAAGAAGCATCCACTGTTGGTCACTcatgataaaatatatatttaaaaaaaggaaaactgcagTAGTAAGAAATGGAAAtgtcccccccacccccctttttTTGGAAtgttatttcaaaaaatattaaaaattatttttttccttaattgcCTGCAAAATGCTGTGCAAGTTtttataacctttttttaatcattttcccTTCAGATCCAGACTAGCAGAGTTGGTGGGTGCAGAGCACAAAGACAGTGTAGTGAGTATGAGCAAAGATCACTGCCATGGCTacaatttttatgtttctcaaggcaaaaaaaaaaaaaagcatttggaaGCAGCATGGCAAGAAAAATAACAGGAGTGACTATCAAGTCTTTTCATAACAGTAATGAGAAAGCTGCTGGTAGAAATGGAAGTCTTGTTACCAATGTGATGACAGGTCACACATCTGTATACCACTTTggtgcatcatttttttttatttactttatttctttttggttAAACCCACTTAATTCTTTTTACAGCTTGCACATTTTATATTGTTAGTTAACAAAAGCGTCTGATAAATTGGCTGCCAGAGCAGTGCTCAATCAAAAACCACTGTGAGGACAGACTTGTCATCCCACTTTTCAAAACAGCTTTCCAGCAGAACTCTGGGTGGCCACAATTATTCTGTTTCCAAGAACAATTTAGATGAGAAATCGGGGGACAAGCTATGTGCTGCATTGAAAAGGCTGTCGCtgatgctgaaaaaaataagtgtttcttcagaaaaaaagtgtcagaaaTTAGAGACAGAAGAACTCTTGTCGTGGAAAAATGCCTCACTTCTGAACTGTCTCAATGATGACATTAACAGGAAGTCTCTTAAagtgtgaagaagaagaaagagtttATTCTGGAGTTGCTCTCCTGCAGTGTAAAATTTTACGGTTTaagcaaataaacatttaaatcaaagcTCTTCAGCTGTAGGGACATCCCTATAGTTCTTAGTCTTGGTAAGGATTTgtcaaatttgttcaaaaaataataaaataccagttttaagTACATCTTGATACGATTGCTTTAACCCTGGAGTACTATCGCTAGGTAATTTTCACAAATTCcaaatttttctgtcattttcaagcatgtttttaagaTCTTCCTATgcttatattttccattttcttatataaaccacagttaaaaataaaagtaagctactctaatttatcacgtgttgtcatattttgatctattttttacgactaatattttttattgggtaAATTATGTcatgatggtgtaactttttattgcgaaagtgttctagggttaagcaaaaatgcagcaagaagGTGATAAGAAGTGACTTGAAGGTCGGGAAATTTGTGCATTATTTATCCTGTGGAGGAGGTGGGTCAAATGTAGAGAACACTCTGTACCCACTccatgaaaatggtgtttttaacatgttcttgttcctcttttctcattatggaagatatttattaagaaaatcgagctcaaaattgcatttctgagtatttttttttattcaaatccttgtgcCAAAAGTCCCTCCTAAAACTAGGagacacatttctaatgaactactgccactctgcagaaaccatgtccaagaaaatgacatagGTCATTTAGcatgaaaggtttttttattttttggtaaaaatggcataatcatcaTTGAAAGACCATAtggaacacttttaaattaaaatagctaaaaatatgaatggagtggtttttaatgtgaaacaagacttcacaaaaTCTTAGATTTGGATTATGTCTGATCCATATTATTCCCTGTCTTTGTTAGTTccatttctttggttttatttcGTTCACTTTCATTCACACTAAGCATCTTTGGTCACATATCGCATCTGACACTTTTTTCAGGTTCTAAACTGCTTGTACACACCATTATCTCACATTCTCTGTCATTATAGCATATTGGCCTCAAGTACAAGAAGCCCTCCAAGTATTGTAGCTAGGCAGTGTACTAATTTAGGTCAAAGCCTAAAATAATGTCTTTTCCTGCAGGGCACAGAGTTTAGACCCGGGGTCTGCAGCATAAAAGACCCAAATTCACCAAGAGCCTCACTTTTTTGtgtagaaaaatacactttatttatgtttttgtgaccattatgtcatttattaatcaaataattgaattattacAGCATTACAGTTTCTTGTATATAa from the Oryzias melastigma strain HK-1 linkage group LG1, ASM292280v2, whole genome shotgun sequence genome contains:
- the cdk2ap2 gene encoding cyclin-dependent kinase 2-associated protein 2: MLTHKGGAKAHVTPKIAALRKKALRSSPSPVKLYKHRVDRPEESSALYVELPVEIAMSYKPIAPAPSGSNHTPPGSSVPSPSLPSSSNFRPVFSDFGPPSMGFVQPVKVSQGSTYSELLSVIEEMSREIRPTYAGSKSAMERLKRGIIHARALVRECLAETERSART